TGGCTACTGGCACCCATGCCGAAGCACAGCATGATCACAGTGATCTCGCCTAACGACAGAGCCTCGTGGCCGAAGGCGCCCATACCCCAGCGCAGAACCGCGTACCAAATGCAGATATCGAGCAATCCCAGGCCGACGACGACGAGGCCCATCACTGCCCCGCTGCGGAACGCCACCTGCAGCCCTTGATTCAGAGATTTTTGAGCGGCAGCTGCTGTGCGGCTGCTCGCGTGTGTTGCGGTCTTCATACCGAAGAAACCAGCCAAACCGCTGAAGAAACCACCGGTAATAAACGCAAACGGGACGAACTCACTTTGCGTCTTCAACACGAAAGCTTGAACGGCCAATAGGCCGGCAATCACCACAAAAAATGCCGCGACCACTTTGTACTGCTGTCGTAAGTAGGCGGCGGCACCCGTGCGCACATAGCCGGCAATTTCTTGCATCCGAGCGTTGCCGGGGTCCGAAGCCATCATCTGGCGGTAAAAGACAAACGCTTGAGCCAGGGCGATGATGGAGCCCAGCAAGCAGATGCTCCAAACCAGCACTTCGGTGGTGCTCCCGGAGGCAGGTGTCACGACCGCCACCGCTGGTGGCTCACTTTTGGCGGACTCTTGCGCCCCAATCGAGTCCGACATGGCAAGAAGCATCGTCCAAGCCAATGCCACCACTATTGCGCCACACCATCGCCGCACACCGTTCGTCATCCGTCAGTCCTCGTTCCAGGTTGTCCATCGAGCGCCGTCGGCGAACAAAATCGCCGAGTCCGACAGCGAGAACTAGCGTCCCGCTGGCGGAGGAAAATGACGACGCATTAAAGCCGCGTGATTGCCAGCTGTCAACCAGTGGACCGGCAGAAGGGCTTGTGATTCACCCTAAGCTGCAAGTTTACGGGAATTGGTACGCCGCCATTTCAGAGCTGTCGCACGGAACAGGCGCTGAAGTCAGATTTTCTCTGCTAGTCGTGAATGAGCAAGCTCAAGCTCTGTTTTGACAAACTACCTGCCGGACTGCGGGGCAGATTGCTAGCGGCGGCAGCACGCCTCGCTTTTTGCTTGTAACAAGTTGCGGCAAAACATTGCTGGAGAATGCCGCATTCGCTTGGCGCAGCAGCACTAACGGACGATAAAAAGTCTTGTGCGCGAGTTGGGCGACACAAGCGCGCTAGGCTCTTCCCGCCTCGACGCGCTCCCCCTGGGACAATTAGAATCGTGGGTTTCCCATCCACATTTTTCGGAGAGTGTTGACCCAGACCGGGCCAATCCTCTTCAGCACTTAGAGCCACGGAACTAGGCTGCGAATGACTCGTCGCGTTGTCATCACCGGAATCGGCCTCGTCAGCCCGCTGGGCAATAGTGCGTCCCAATTGTGGGATGCCCTCGCTCAGGAAAAAACCGGTATCGCCGAGTTGACCAGTATTCCCACTGCGTCACTTCCTACCCCTTTTGGTGCCGAAGCCCGCGAGTTCACGGGTTCGATCGAAGAGTTCGGTCCCCTGGAAAAGACGCTCAGCCGGAACATCAAGAAAAATCTCCGGGTAATGTGCCGCGAGATTCAGATGGGTGTGGCAGTCGCCCAATTGTGTATTAATGACGCCGGCCTGAAGCTTGATTCCATCGATCGGGACCGGCTTGGCGTGCTGTACGGGAGCGATTACATGCTTACCCTTCCAGGCGAGTTTGCCCTGGGGGTGAGGAAGTGCCTTGATGCACAGGGTCATTTCGACTTTACGAAGTGGGCCGATGAAGGCCTGCCCGCAGTCGAACCTCTGTGGTTGCTTAAATACCTGCCGAACTTGCCGGCCGCTCATGTCGCGATCTTTAACGAACTGCGTGGACCCAACAATTCACTCACCTCGCGCGAAGCTTCGAGTAATCTTGCGGTTTTCGAAGCATATCACACCATCGTCCGCGGCCACGCCGACCGGATGTTGGCCGGGGCCACGGGAACGCGAATTCACCCCGCCCGTTCAGTGCATGTCGCCATGCAAGAGACATTGGCCGAAGGGAGTGACCCGGCCACCCTCAGCCGCCCCTTCGATCGTGCACGCACTGGACAAGTACTGGGCGAAGGTGCGGCCTGCATTCTGCTGGAAGAACTCGCCTCGGCTGAAGCACGCGGGGCGAAGATCATCGGCGAAATTATTGGAGGCGGCTCATCCATTGTGGCCAGTCGCCAGAGTGAGCCGGACGAGAAAACCGCCATCGCCAATGTTCTTAAGCAATCGCTGCAGAGCGCCAAGCTGAAGCCGGCCGAAGTCGGCCATATTCACGCCCACGGCCTATCGGACGTCCGGCTCGACCGTCTGGAATCGCAAGGAATCGCTGCTGCACTCGGTGCCGATAAAGACCGTGTGCCAGTGACGGCAGCTAAGAGCTACTTTGGAAATCTGGGTGCCGCCAGCGGTCTGATTGAAGCTATTGCCAGCACACTGGCCTTGGAAAATGGCAGCCTATTTCCGATTCAATCGCTCACCGAGCTTGATCCCGAGTGTCCGATTCGTCCTGCCAAGAAGGGCGATCGCGCGGGGAGCACGTGCATCAATCTAAGTGTGACGCCGCAAGGGCAAGCGAGCGGAATTGTCATTCGCCGCTGGGCCAGTTAAAGGTCCGCTTGGCCTTCAAGATTGCGTGCACTCGTTACCCCACCTAAAGTAAGGCGTGGGGCGAGGAGCGCACCGCATCAAATGGGCCGAGTATGTTCTTCTTCAAACGATCGCCGCAACCACT
Above is a window of Anatilimnocola aggregata DNA encoding:
- a CDS encoding beta-ketoacyl-[acyl-carrier-protein] synthase family protein, producing the protein MTRRVVITGIGLVSPLGNSASQLWDALAQEKTGIAELTSIPTASLPTPFGAEAREFTGSIEEFGPLEKTLSRNIKKNLRVMCREIQMGVAVAQLCINDAGLKLDSIDRDRLGVLYGSDYMLTLPGEFALGVRKCLDAQGHFDFTKWADEGLPAVEPLWLLKYLPNLPAAHVAIFNELRGPNNSLTSREASSNLAVFEAYHTIVRGHADRMLAGATGTRIHPARSVHVAMQETLAEGSDPATLSRPFDRARTGQVLGEGAACILLEELASAEARGAKIIGEIIGGGSSIVASRQSEPDEKTAIANVLKQSLQSAKLKPAEVGHIHAHGLSDVRLDRLESQGIAAALGADKDRVPVTAAKSYFGNLGAASGLIEAIASTLALENGSLFPIQSLTELDPECPIRPAKKGDRAGSTCINLSVTPQGQASGIVIRRWAS